From Bombus huntii isolate Logan2020A chromosome 4, iyBomHunt1.1, whole genome shotgun sequence, one genomic window encodes:
- the LOC126865309 gene encoding nucleosome-remodeling factor subunit NURF301 isoform X5, whose product MTGRGSKRRGRPPKSVVMERPKKFQYHLMKKPKYLQNKGSETPNSQPSTPTPSRPSSPVESEESRRSTRTRKSRGPRDRHSRKGGHSSSGAYQRRGYNPNVDYHDSEYHYGSDFGDESSEKSEVEEDLLQSDADSSESIEEPDPSSDSDFSLSSYSTTSGTPRKTLLSQQRPPSPEPLWLQNRELPPLNLPKSSDDLLVPRELVMPCLSIYEVLRHFRTLVRLSAFRFEDFCAALMCEDQTNLLAEIHIMLIKALLREEDSQQTHFGPLDQKDSVNVSLYFVDSMTWSEALRSYVESDKSFDQNILHILSTCEYPFTSVEDRIKVLQFLTDQFLITNPVREDLLHEGTLNGNMHYDDHCRVCHRLGDLLCCETCPAVFHLECVEPPLVDVPTEDWQCSTCKAHKVTGVADCIPDVEKNGSLCRQEHLGFDRHGRKYWFLARRIFVESEDAEVWYYSAPLQLEELMLCLDRNEMEVALYRELSDYKDEIVRQMELTEQITNQYKGNKKSYLEVENSLIQKLQKERQEKQEKEEEEKKEKQRQEAEEMVRRIHEGTDSLEEQLAAVTEQQETKSSEESNAKENTQKLGTENVETDGVDTNLTDGVNKDVKASISSSSSEEIDEEVLEGEEGISKIGKDGKKHTIVTRSKTGSLQPRTFNMDDLKKRSSGQLSKEELEKLDKSLKEEGDGTRLTRQKAHQIASGTHLFKLGMDNNFKSYVNQYSTNPISLNKAQRNEERDKKRHLSHKFSLTQASEFKWVGSLTGTRALLVSTLRQTILQLESSIQSSFMHTNWPLLRKPWTTAVGACVNPRDFARALIVLQACIKSVVFASVWHDQLGHVKLQRVTALEREEKKRQDKKDKKEREDEEERNRLFNFVKYTLGLKHQVWKQKGEEYRVHGQGGWLWVSASRRYRCSDISKLGLRIGPQKIMVQIKDQEGLKILALDPPTYDFLMKEYCSSKKEENDMNIKIKEEIKEEESSKDTSIDTSIKKECKEDNIKKEPIEDKQNKMETDTKTEEKTVAKTEPQQIKQETKMNLSFLAGMKIEKVYTPIKEFEEIDIIKALTTNGRLHYPKIAKKTRVDDFLARRTHLKLLEERRLIQTEKSKELLNQSTNLKADGDSEIDIENNDESDTDGADNSLQNILTGKQPKTMPTSTREMLTVIGKRIQHVKAQYANIMRFSKNTSCYSRYCNMTAPPGKITTTTQSLTSTCYSPICLQKARLKLDLIALLRKANALNNNQSTSNLSIGATIAQPQTNSKTDGNDEARDAIRKDLESAVASATHCTEETPATNVVKDVASPPIKKIKIESNGKDVSSEHVVTTTTNNIVTTTTITTTQQTIKSVDGVIQSMQESTSSQNSVTFSSEVKTSAGQKTMIVNRRGRTVQRSTMAKELNADGTERVYSTTSTEGKVYLKKVAISLADRKKKRTPVKYPLCSTFCTKNKHRSILLLPQHELRKLARVGGRIQVQGFHHMAKANMSVWPYPCPRPLFKTCWLYRTVGIKSLAAAALQLRILWACLRWDDMAAKPLSTDGKHQITTDTEIMSLEILKHRHVGQFLDKTQYLRRKVVIPLELPKQVREVTSIRSGLRKRKRPESPQSTEPQVTEEWVDEDKLELWEIKQYGDRLEKANAQIITRSRSGQPQSTVGSNRNAGANSGMNDQLVSGKATPEEIKEKMEQQLRMQRAAHQQKRALETLKSPANSGSPTQVVKVTANSTHDGTVKLVSKVAIPANPNSGTKSQLTSLLTTPAQNKPFISTKRIYMAKSSLGTTKVVSGPTSILPKTQQAGNQQSLIKVSGQAGSIQQVQQRVQIIRGPDGKLQVRGLMPGQQLVQMPDGKLHVLNNSQAITTLAQTGGTTIQTKTATTTTAKVATTANCTTKTSPSKTTTNTTSQVQGVQQSQAPSQQGIQRSSATTVTIATTPTQPTKNAIVVANTGQIVQSAQVISSGGQVISGNQIVVTNANLAQQLATGKAQLTTIGGHQVVIRSTPTGNQIVHLNSTNSGIIVKNTVTPTKQVPVLQSTQSTTTATTGAQSTDATNNSTGSTTSTNETSTTTTTTSNQTSNAPAPGSVEASLLAGQPPGTVIKCVTAQVIQTTQGPRIVLQGLQGADFTPQQLVMVQQQVKQQLLKAQAATGKQGVLGPTKIYLAVQPAPSSQQSIQSSTTANTPATPATKPQTAQQPVVSPPAATEPQTGTESIPELPSTATSSSPEKPKVVVQQVAQPSVTTEEESQKTNVANEEKLLQLQRYQEKQMKGGVENSASNNQTHTTPTITTPRVPSRKRPAPSNIPTTTSSTNVQSITNDKDTDWAETPRKKPALKQESRETPKVQKIEPIENESSPQKRAAKLKDSQEQRRKQQVHSRMQVLLFRHKELLKKDILKKRALLEKELQIDIQKDLSAELASRTKAERHKQDEVKVGSAKRKANAQMSQQVSPPNRGGRPKKYKAQGSNTTPPGASTAAATNRIKKEKLYCLCRTPYDETKFYVGCDLCNNWFHGDCVGITEEMCKTLSEFVCTECRHARDTQELYCLCKQPYDESQFYICCDKCQDWFHGRCVGILQSEADNIDEYVCPNCQRNSSVNFANMKNLNAKDLDLLKKLIKQIQAHKSAWPFMEPVDPNEAPDYYKVIKEPMDLQTIELRINDRSYKKLSEFIGDMTKIFDNCRYYNPKESPFFKCAESLETYFVHKIKSLREKFSEGK is encoded by the exons ATGACGGGGAGAGGGTCGAAGAGAAGGGGCCGACCTCCGAAATCGGTGGTCATGGAAAGGCCCAAAAAATTTCAATACCATCTTATGAAGAAGCcgaaatatttgcaaaacAAGGGTTCGGAAACACCAAACTCACAACCAAGTACACCGACACCTTCAAGACCATCATCGCCAGTTGAAAGCGAGGAAAGCAGACGAAGTACGCGAACTCGAAAATCTCGAGGTCCCAGAGATAGACATTCACGAAAAGGTGGTCACTCAAGTTCTGGTGCATATCAACGCCGAGGTTACAACCCAAACGTTGATTATCACGATTCTGAATATCATTATGGGTCGGACTTTGGAGATGAGTCCAGTGAAAAAAGTGAAGTTGAAGAGGATCTTCTGCAAAGCGATGCAGATTCATCTGAAAGTATAGAAGAACCTGATCCCTCCAGTGACAGTGACTTTTCCCTCTCCAGTTATAGTACTACTAGTGGCACACCCCGTAAAACACTGCTTAGTCAGCAAAGGCCACCAAGTCCAGAACCATTGTGGCTCCAAAATAGGGAACTGCCGCCGTTAAATTTACCTAAATCATCTGATGATCTATTAGTCCCTAGAGAACTTGTTATGCCATGTTTATCTATTTATGAAGTATTGAGACACTTTCGTACTTTGGTACGTCTTTCAGCCTTTAGGTTTGAAGATTTCTGTGCTGCACTTATGTGCGAAGATCAAACTAATCTATTGGCTGAGATACATATTATGCTCATCAAAGCGCTTCTTAGAGAAGAAGATTCTCAGCAAACACACTTTGGTCCTCTAGATCAAAAAGACTCTGTGAATGTTAGCTTATACTTTGTGGATTCTATGACTTGGTCAGAAGCATTACGTTCTTACGTAGAAAGTGACAAGTCTTttgatcaaaatattttacatattttatcaaCGTGCGAATATCCTTTTACTTCTGTTGAAGATAGAATCAAGGTGCTACAATTTTTGACagatcaatttttaattacaaatcCAGTAAGAGAAGACCTGCTGCATGAAGGTACACTAAATG GAAATATGCACTATGATGATCACTGTAGAGTATGTCATCGTCTGGGAGATTTATTATGTTGTGAAACTTGTCCAGCAGTGTTCCACTTAGAATGTGTTGAACCTCCATTGGTTGATGTTCCTACTGAAGACTGGCAATGTAGCACATGCAAAGCTCACAAAGTTACAGGAGTTGCTGATTGTATACCTGATGTTGAGAAAAATGGTTCATTATGTCGTCAAGAACATCTAGGATTTGATAGACATGGCAGAAAATATTGGTTTCTTGCAAGAAGAATTTTTGT TGAAAGTGAAGATGCAGAAGTTTGGTATTATAGCGCACCTTTACAGCTAGAAGAATTAATGCTTTGTTTAGACCGTAATGAAATGGAAGTTGCACTTTATAGAGAATTATCAGATTACAAAGATGAAATTGTAAGACAAATGGAACTTACAGAACAGATCACTAATCAGTACAAGGGTAACAAAAAATCATACCTAGAAGTAGAAAACA GTcttatacaaaaattacaaaaagaaCGCCAAgagaaacaagaaaaagaagaagaggagaaaaaagaaaaacaaaggcAAGAAGCTGAAGAAATGGTACGCAGAATTCATGAAGGTACAGATTCTCTAGAAGAACAATTGGCAGCTGTCACTGAACAGCAGGAAACAAAATCGTCCGAAGAATCAAATGCAAAAGAAAATACTCAAAAACTAGGTACGGAAAATGTAGAAACAGATGGTGTAGATACCAATTTAACAGATGGAGTAAATAAGGATGTTAAAGCCAGTATATCATCGTCATCCTCTGAAGAAATTGATGAAGAAGTATTAGAAGGAGAAGAGGGTATTTCAAAAATTGGTAAAGATG GAAAAAAACATACTATTGTAACAAGGTCAAAAACAGGATCTTTACAACCTAGGACATTTAATATGGATGATTTAAAGAAACGTAGTAGTGGACAGTTGTcaaaggaagagttagaaaaaCTAGATAAAAGTTTGAAAGAGGAGGGAGATGGTACTAGATTAACAAGACAGAAAGCTCATCAAATAGCTTCTGGTACACATCTCTTTAAATTAGGGATGGATAACAACTTTAAATCATACGTGAATCAATACAGTACCAATCCTATTTCTCTGAATAAGGCCCAACGTAACGAAGAACGCGATAAAAAGAGGCATTTGTCACACAAATTTTCGCTTACACAGGCCTCAGAATTCAAATGGGTTGGGAGTTTGACAGGAACACGAGCTCTCTTAGTAAGCACACTTCGTCAGACAATTCTTCAACTTGAAAGTAGCATTCAATCATCATTTATGCATACTAATTGGCCTCTTTTGCGTAAACCTTGGACTACGGCGGTGGGTGCTTGCGTTAATCCCAGAGATTTTGCGCGTGCTCTTATTGTTTTACAAGCATGCATTAAATCAGTAGTGTTTGCTAGTGTATGGCATGATCAACTTGGACACGTGAAATTACAAAGAGTAACAGCCCTTGAACGAGAAGAGAAGAAGCGCCAGGATAAGAAAGATaagaaggaaagagaggaTGAAGAAGAACGTAATCGTCTGTTTAATTTTGTCAAATATACTTTGGGTTTGAAACATCAAGTATGGAAACAAAAAGGAGAAGAATATCGAGTACACGGACAAGGCGGATGGCTATGGGTATCTGCTAGTCGCCGTTACAGATGTTCTGACATCTCAAAATTGGGTCTTCGAATAGGCCCACAGAAAATTATGGTACAAATTAAAGATCAAGaaggattaaaaatattagctTTAGATCCTCCTACATATGATTTTTTGATGAAAGAATATTGCTCttctaaaaaagaagaaaatgatatgaatattaaaataaaagaagagatTAAAGAGGAAGAATCATCAAAGGATACATCAATTGACACatctataaaaaaagaatgcaAAGAAGACAACATAAAAAAAGAACCAATTGAagataaacaaaataaaatggaaacAGATACAAAAACCGAAGAAAAAACAGTGGCAAAGACAGAACCGCAACAGATTAAACAGGAAACAAAAATGAATTTATCAT TTTTAGCTGGTATGAAAATCGAGAAAGTTTATACACCTATcaaagaatttgaagaaatcgATATTATTAAGGCACTAACAACTAACGGGAGGCTTCATTACCCAAAAATTGCTAAAAAGACTAGGGTCGACGATTTCTTGGCACGTAGAACACATTTAAAACTTttagaagaaagaagattaATACAGACT GAGAAATCAAAGGAGTTGTTAAATCAATCGACAAATCTTAAAGCAGATGGAGATTCCGAAATTGACATAGAAAATAACGACGAAAGCGATACAGATGGAGCTGATAATTCTTTACAGAATATTCTTACTGGAAAGCAGCCTAAAACTATGCCTACATCGACCAGAGAAATGCTGACTGTAATAGGAAAGCGTATTCAACACGTTAAAGCCCAATATGCCAATATAATGAGATTTAGTAAAAATACTAGTTGTTATTCACGATATTGTAATATGACTGCACCGCCAGGAAAGATTACAACTACAACACAAAGTTTAACATCTACCTGTTATTCTCCTATATGTCTTCAAAAAGCAAGACTAAAACTCGATCTGATAGCATTGCTAAGGAAAGCTAATGctttaaataataatcaatcGACATCGAATTTATCAATTGGAGCAACTATAGCACAACCACAAACAAATTCAAAGACAGACGGAAATGATGAAGCTAGAGATGCAATCAGGAAAGATTTAGAATCCGCGGTAGCATCTGCAACTCATTGTACGGAAGAAACACCAGCTACAAATGTAGTAAAAGATGTTGCTTCGCCACCtatcaaaaaaataaaaattgaatctAATGGTAAAGATGTCAGTTCAGAACATGTAGTGACCACTACAACTAATAATATAGTTACTACTACGACAATAACTACAACACAACAGACTATAAAGTCAGTTGATGGCGTTATACAGAGTATGCAGGAAAGTACAAGTTCTCAAAATTCAGTTACATTTTCATCCGAAGTTAAAACAAGCGCAGGGCAAAAGACAATGATTGTTAATCGAAGAGGAAGAACAGTGCAAAGAAGTACAATGGCTAAGGAATTAAATGCTGATGGTACAGAAAGAGTGTACTCTACTACTTCAACCGAAGGAAAAGTTTATCTGAAGAAAGTTGCAATCTCTTTggctgatagaaaaaagaagcgCACTCCTGTTAAATACCCTTTATGTTCCACATTTTGTACAAAAAATAAACATCGTAGTATATTACTACTTCCACAACATGAATTGCGTAAATTGGCTAGAGTTGGTGGACGAATACAAGTTCAAGGTTTTCATCATATGGCCAAG GCAAATATGTCAGTATGGCCATATCCCTGCCCTAGGCCATTATTTAAGACTTGTTGGTTATACAGAACAGTTGGCATAAAATCACTGGCTGCTGCAGCTCTTCAATTAAGAATATTATGGGCATGTCTTCGTTGGGATGATATGGCTGCAAAACCATTATCTACAGATGGCAAACATCAAATTACAACTGATACGGAAATTATGTCATTAGAAATTCTTAAACACCGTCATGTTGGCCAATTTTTAGATAAGACGCAGTACTTACGTAGGAAAGTTGTTATACCTTTGGAACTTCCAAAACAAGTCAGAG aagttACATCTATAAGAAGTGGTCTGCGAAAAAGGAAACGACCAGAATCGCCACAAAGCACCGAACCACAAGTTACAGAAGAGTGGGTTGATGAGGACAAATTGGAGCTATGGGAAATTAAACAATATGGTGATAG GTTAGAGAAGGCTAATGCCCAGATTATTACTAGGAGTCGATCGGGACAACCACAATCCACGGTTGGTTCTAACCGAAATGCAGGCGCAAATTCTGGTATGAACGATCAACTTGTTAGCGGTAAAGCAACACCTGAAGAGATTAAAGAAAAGATGGAACAGCAATTGCGCATGCAAAGAGCTGCTCATCAACAAAAGAGAGCATTAGAAACTCTAAAAAGCCCAGCCAATTCTGGTTCACCTACGCAAGTTGTAAAAGTTACAGCTAACTCCACTCATG ATGGCACAGTTAAATTAGTTTCCAAAGTTGCAATACCAGCAAATCCAAACAGTGGGACAAAATCACAACTAACTTCCCTCTTGACAACACCTGCACAGAATAAGCCTTTTATTAGTACAAAGCGTATTTATATGGCGAAAT cATCTCTTGGAACAACAAAAGTTGTTTCTGGACCTACAAGCATTTTACCGAAAACACAGCAAGCTGGGAATCAACAATCCCTAATTAAAGTTTCCGGTCAAGCAG gTTCTATACAACAAGTTCAGCAAAGGGTACAGATTATAAGAGGCCCAGATGGAAAGCTTCAAGTTCGAGGTTTGATGCCTGGCCAACAATTAGTTCAAATGCCGGATGGAAAACTTCACGTATTAAACAATAGTCAAGCAATTACTACTCTTGCACAAACTGGTGGAACAACCATACag ACAAAAACAGCTACAACAACTACAGCTAAAGTGGCTACGACAGCTAATTGTACAACTAAGACTAGTCCATCCAAAACAACAACAAATACAACGTCACAAGTACAAGGTGTTCAGCAGTCGCAAGCTCCATCTCAGCAAGGAATTCAACGTTCATCAGCAACCACTGTAACTATTGCCACTACTCCTACACAACCAACCAAAAATGCTATTGTAGTGGCCaatactggacaaattgtacaAAGTGCACAA GTCATATCTTCTGGTGGACAAGTTATTAGTGGAAATCAAATAGTGGTTACTAATGCTAATTTAGCTCAACAGCTTGCAACGGGTAAAGCTCAGTTAACGACAATCGGTGGTCATCAAGTGGTCATTCGTAGCACTCCGACAGGCAATCAAATTGTACATTTAAATTCGACAAACAGTGgtattattgtaaaaaatacCGTAACACCAACTAAACAAG TTCCTGTACTACAATCTACTCAATCAACAACTACAGCAACAACAGGAGCACAGTCAACTGATGCAACAAATAATAGCACTGGTAGTACTACATCGACAAATGAGACATCGACCACTACTACAACTACATCAAATCAAACTTCTAATGCTCCAGCACCTGGAAGTGTAGAAGCATCTTTATTAGCGGGTCAACCACCTGGAACTGTCATTAAATGCGTTACTGCTCAAGTTATACAAACTACTCAAGGTCCTCGTATAGTTTTACAAGGTTTACAAGGCGCAGATTTTACTCCACAACAACTTGTAATGGTGCAGCAACAGGTCAAACAACAACTACTTAAAG CCCAAGCTGCAACAGGAAAACAAGGAGTTTTGGGACCTACTAAAATTTATTTAGCTGTTCAACCTGCACCTAGTAGTCAACAATCGATTCAAAGTTCTACAACAGCAAATACACCTGCTACACCAGCAACAAAACCACAAACTGCACAACAACCGGTTGTTTCGCCACCAGCAGCAACTG AACCTCAAACGGGAACTGAAAGCATTCCAGAGCTTCCATCGACAGCAACTTCAAGTTCTCCCGAAAAACCGAAAGTAGTTGTTCAACAAGTTGCTCAACCTAGTGTGACTACAGAAGAGGAATCGCAAAAAACAAATGTAGCTAATG AAGAAAAGCTGCTACAACTACAACGATACCAAGAGAAGCAGATGAAAGGAGGTGTTGAAAATTCAGCAAGCAATAATCAAACTCATACCACGCCTACAATTACGACTCCACGTGTTCCATCTCGTAAAAGACCAGCACCTTCTAACATTCCAACAACGACATCATCTACGAATGTACAATCAATAACAAATGATAAAGATACAGATTGGGCAGAAACACCTAGAAAGAAGCCCGCATTAAAACAAGAAAGTCGTGAAACTCCAAA AGTACAAAAGATTGAACCAATAGAGAATGAGTCTAGCCCACAAAAAAGAGCAGCAAAGCTAAAAGACAGTCAAGAGCAACGAAGAAAGCAACAGGTTCACTCACGAATGCAAGTTTTGTTATTTAGACATAAAGAATTACTTAAAAAGGATATTCTAAAGAAGAGAGCATTGCTTGAAAAAGAATTACAGATAGATATTCag AAAGATTTATCAGCGGAATTAGCTTCGAGAACCAAGGCGGAAAGACACAAACAAGATGAGGTAAAAGTAGGAAGTGCGAAACGTAAAGCAAATGCTCAAATGTCTCAACAAGTTAGTCCGCCTAATAGAGGTGGAAGGCCAAAGAAGTATAAAGCCCAAGGAAGCAATACTACACCACCGGGCGCTTCAACCGCTGCCGCTACGAATAGAATCAAGAAAGAGAAGTTATATTGTTTATGTAGAACGCCATACGATGAAACGAA GTTTTATGTTGGATGTGATCTTTGTAACAATTGGTTCCACGGAGATTGCGTTGGAATTACAGAAGAAATGTGTAAGACACTTTCTGAGTTTGTTTGTACAGAATGTAGACATGCAAGAGATACACAGGAGTTATATTGTTTATGTAAACAGCCTTATGACGAATCTCA ATTTTATATTTGCTGCGATAAGTGTCAAGATTGGTTCCATGGTCGATGCGTCGGTATTCTACAATCGGAAGCAGACAATATCGATGAATACGTTTGTCCAAATTGTCAACGAAATTCTTCCGTTAACTTTGCTAACATGAAAAATCTTAATGCAAAAGACCTTGATCtcctaaaaaaattaattaagcaAATACAG GCACATAAAAGTGCTTGGCCATTTATGGAACCAGTAGACCCAAATGAAGCACCAGActattataaagttataaaggAGCCGATGG ATCTGCAAACGATAGAATTGAGGATAAATGACAGATCTTACAAGAAATTAAGTGAATTTATCGGAGATATGacgaaaatatttgacaaTTGTCGTTATTATAATCCGAAAGAATCACCTTTTTTTAAATGTGCAGAATCCTTAGAAACTTATTTTGTTCATAAGATCAAAAGTTTAAGAGAGAAGTTCTCTGAAGGAAAGTAA